The DNA window CATCGCCAACAACCCCATCTGCAAGCCCACGCTCAACGACATGCCGGCATCTATGGACTCCAACAGTGACGCGTGGGTGGGCTGGACTGCATGGGCAGCGGACAGATGGTGAAACGACAGGTACCACTCGATCTGCATCCCACTGCGAACGGACGTGAACGGCTTCAGCTATCTATCTCGCAAGCCCATGCAGAACGTATGGCTCATCAATGCTGCAGTGCAGTGCTGTTTGCAAGCGAACTGGAGCTGAGAAGTACAGGCATGGGACGGCGCCGATGGATTGACGCCGATCTATTGACATTTGGTACATCTGCAGGATGGAAATTCGACATTCAGCTGCTGGAATTGACGTGATTGCTCGTGCGCAGCGCATCTGCGCTGCAATGAGCTGGCTGCATTTTTTAATTAAAATGTAAATTACATCTAAGTGAAAAAAGATTTGGCGCACACTTCGGCAAATACGCCACCTTCACACCCGACAATGTTCGAAAAAAGGCATGGCGGGTGCAAGGGGTAGGGCGGATGCAGCGCATTCGGCGCACATCGCAGCCAGCAGGTTGCGACGCATCCTCCCATTTACTCGAAGGAGGTGCTTTATGTTTACTGCATCGTTCTCTTTACGACACGCTGTAGTTTGTGCCCTGTTCTTTATCTTGCTGAGCATATCGCCGCTTAGCCACGCCCAGACGCGCGCACTCACGTATGCCGGGGTCAATCTCGCTGGCGCCGAATTCGCATCTGCCAAAAAGCCGGGAATCCTCAACAAGGACTATATGTACCCGGCTGCCAGTGATTACACCTATTTCGCCAGCGTCAATATGAATACGATCCGTTTGCCGATTTTGTGGGAACGCCTGCAACCCACCGCACGCGGCAAACTGGATCCGGCGCAATTGGCGCTAGTGCAACAAGCGGTGGCACGTGCCAAGGCATCGGGCATGTATCTGGTGCTGGACATCCACAATTACGGCAAATACTACGGTTACAAGATTGGCAGCGACGAAGTGCCGCTCGCCACGTTCACCGATTTATGGCGCCGTCTTGCGCTGGAATTCCCTAGCGATAATGCAGTGATCTTCGGGCTGATGAACGAGCCCAATGGCGTATCTGCCAGCGGGTGGGCCGGTGCTGCACAAGCAGCGATCGACACCATCCGCGCCACCGGTGCCAATAATCTGATTCTGGTGCCCGGCGCGCTGTGGACAGGCGCGCACAGTTGGTATTCCACCACCACCGACGGCTATTCCAACGCAACGGCGCTGGCGTCCATTTATGACCCGCTCGATCATTACGCGATCGAAGTGCATCAGTATCTGGATGCCAATTCCAGCGGCACCACCAATGTCTGCGTCAGTGCCACCGTCGGTGCCGATCGTCTGCGCACCTTCACCACGTGGCTGCGTACCAATCACAAACGTGGCTTCCTGGGCGAGTTCGGCACTGCCAACAACGCGCTATGCGATAAAGCGCTGCAAACCCTGCTTGGCTATATAGAAAAAAACGCCGATGTCTGGCTGGGCTGGACGTGGTGGGTGGCCGGCTCTTGGTGGAACAGCAGTTACCAGTACAGCGTGCATCCCAACAAGGACGGCACCGACAAGCCGCAGATAGCGATTCTGTCGCCGCAGGCGGCACGCGCGACCAGCGCCACGCCTTGAAGTGATGCGCTGATATTTATGCAGTACGCAACGCTGATGTCAGTATTTGGGCCGCCGCAAGGCGGTCCGACATTTTTAGAGCGGCCAACAAAACGATTGCGCAGCAACCAGGCAATCGCCTGCGAGGCGGTGCAATCAGGCCAGCGACTGCTTGCCCTCCTGCGCCGTGACATCTGCGCGCTGTTTTCCGCTCACCGCGCACGCCCGATTGCATGACCTCCGATCACCCCACCGCCAGTTTGCATATCTGTCTCATGCCTCACCAACGACGCAAGGCCTGATGGCCACGCGCGATGTGCCGGATGGCCACGGTGCGCTAGTGCGGGGTTCACTTGAATTTTCCGAGGCCAACACGCTGGCAAACGGATGCACGGAGATCGATCAGGCCAGTTGCCTGATCGGTATGGGCTAGGTTATTTCCCGCGCGCGAGGGTGTTGACCATCAACACGGGCAAGCGCATCGCACTAACAGCAATGCCACAGGAGCCGACCAAGGCGGCTGATCGCTGGCGACAGCAACGTCGTGCAATGCAATTGGACTCTCTGGCTGCCTGGTACGCGGCTACTCCGCCACCGCACACTTCGCGCACAACCCGTGCACTTCCAGCGTCTGCGCCTGTGGTTGGAAACCCAACGCCTTGGCGCGGGCTTCGAGTTGCGACACTACGTCGCGATCCTCAAGTTCCACTGCGCTATGGCAGCGGTCGCAGATCAGAAACGGCACCGAGTGCTGCGCGCTGTTTGGGTGGTGGCAGGCGACGAAGGCGTTGACCGATTCGAGCTTGTGCACGAATCCGTTGGCCATCAAAAAATCCAGCGCGCGGTACACCGTGGGCGGAGCGTCGGCACCGACGCCCTTGCCTTCGCGCACCCAGTTCAGCAGCTCGTAGGCCTTGACCGGCTTGCCGGCATCGGCGATCAGCCGCAGCACGTTGGCGCGGATCGGGGTAAGCCGCAGACCGCGCTCGCTG is part of the Xanthomonas fragariae genome and encodes:
- a CDS encoding glycoside hydrolase family 5 protein, whose translation is MFTASFSLRHAVVCALFFILLSISPLSHAQTRALTYAGVNLAGAEFASAKKPGILNKDYMYPAASDYTYFASVNMNTIRLPILWERLQPTARGKLDPAQLALVQQAVARAKASGMYLVLDIHNYGKYYGYKIGSDEVPLATFTDLWRRLALEFPSDNAVIFGLMNEPNGVSASGWAGAAQAAIDTIRATGANNLILVPGALWTGAHSWYSTTTDGYSNATALASIYDPLDHYAIEVHQYLDANSSGTTNVCVSATVGADRLRTFTTWLRTNHKRGFLGEFGTANNALCDKALQTLLGYIEKNADVWLGWTWWVAGSWWNSSYQYSVHPNKDGTDKPQIAILSPQAARATSATP
- a CDS encoding transcriptional repressor gives rise to the protein MKSNQHACTAPHHHVDDANGFVRAVERACSERGLRLTPIRANVLRLIADAGKPVKAYELLNWVREGKGVGADAPPTVYRALDFLMANGFVHKLESVNAFVACHHPNSAQHSVPFLICDRCHSAVELEDRDVVSQLEARAKALGFQPQAQTLEVHGLCAKCAVAE